Genomic window (Sphingomonas sp. HF-S4):
CTTCACCGTGTTTAACCTCGACCAGTGCGAGGGCTTGCCCGAGTGGTTCACGCCTGAAGTGACGCCTGATCCGGTGAACGATGCCGACCGCATCCCGGCAGCCTATGCGCTGATCGAGGCGAGCGGCGCCGACTTTCGGATTGGCGGTGGCGAAGCCTATTACAGCCCGTCCGGAGACTATGTCGCGGTGCCGCCGCAGCTGGCATTTCATTCCAAGATCAACTGGTACCGCACCGCGCTCCACGAGCTGGGGCATTGGACCGGGCACAGGTCGCGGCTCAACCGGGATCAGACGAGTGCATTCGGCAGCGCGGCCTATGCGCGCGAGGAGCTGGTTGCTGAGATGGCGAGCGCCTTCACCTGCGCATCATTGGCGATCCGGCCAACAGTTCGGCACGCCGATTATATCGGTAGCTGGCTGGCCGTCCTGCGCGAGGACGAGAAGGCGATCTTCCGTGCCGCGAGCGCGGCCAGCAAGGCGGCCGACTATCTGCTCGGCTTCGTTGCGGCGGACGAGCAGTGATCGTCCGATCATGCGCGGACCGGAATGGCCTTGCCTTCCGGTCCGCCCCTGCCACAGGTTAGGCCATCATGCGAACGGACCTCGACCATCTGCCCCAGGCCAAGCAGCGCGAGCTGGCGTTGGTCGTGCGCATCCTGTTCGAGGAATTCGCCGAGATCACCGCGCGCACCACCGATCCCAAGAAGAAGGCAGCGCGGATCCTCAAGCTGGTGCTGTTCGGATCGTACGCCCGCGGTGACTGGGTCGACGATCCGATCGGCGGCTATCACTCGGATTACGACATCCTCGTCGTGGTCAACGACGAGCGGCTAACCGATGTCACGGAGTATTGGGCCGCGGCCGATGACCGGCTGATGCGCGAGGTGACGATCGCGCAGACGCTCAGTGCGCCGGTCAATTTCATTGTCCACACGCTCACCGATGTGAACAAGCAGCTCGAGCGCGGGCGGCCGTTCTTCATCGATATCCTCAAGCAGGGGATCGCGCTGTACGAGGCGGAGGCTCACCCATTCGCGACGCCACAGAATCTGCCGCCCGAGGTAGCGAAAGCAGAAGCGCAGGAGCATTTCGATAATTGGTTCGCCAGCGCGGAGCGTCGCTTGGTCGCATTCGAGATGGAGATGCTTCAGACCAGGGCCGACGTTGAGTGGTGCAAGGATGCAGCGTTCACGCTACATCAGGCGACAGAGCGATTTTACCACTGCGTACTTCTGGTTCTCAATCTCTATAGTCCGAAGTCCCACCGGCTGAACTTCCTCCGCTCGCGCGCCGAGGACATTGCACCGGCATTGATCGAGGCTTGGCCGCGCGACGACAAGGACAGCCGTCGCCGTTTCGAACTGCTGCGACAGGCCTATGTCAACGCGCGCTACTCGCCACATTACAAGATCACGGGCGAGGAGCTGGCATGGCTCGGCGAGCGCGTCGCAGTGCTGCGCGATCTTGTCCGACGGGTGTGCGAAGAGCGGCTCGCGCCGCGCGACTGATCGCGCGGCGCTCGCGGGAATTATTCGGCTTTTGCAGCCGGCTTGCGTGCCGCGCGCTTCGCCTTCGGCGCGGGTTCAGGAGCAGCAGCGCGCGCTGCGCGACCTTGCGCGCCTAGGCCGATCTTCATCGCCATTTCGCGCCGCTGTGCCGAGTAGCTTTCCGCCACCATCGGATAGTCGGCCTTGAGCTTGTAGCGTGCACGATATTCTTCGGGAGTGAGGCCGTTCGTGCTCAGATGGCGGCGCAGCGTACGATAGGGCTTGCCGTCGATCATCGAGATGATGTGGTCCTTCGACGCGAGCGATTTGCGCACCGAAACTGCCGGCGTGAATTCCTGCTCGTTCAATGCGGCTTCATCGCCAGGCGTTGCCGAGGCTCCGTCAGCAAGTTCGCTCAGCGTCGCGTGCATCGTGCGGAGAAAAGCCGGCACGTCCTCGGCCGACGTCCGATTATTCTGATTGCCCAGCCACGCGATCGTCAGTTCCGTCGCCAGCTCGACCGTGTTCAACATATTCTCTTCAGACATTTCGACCCCTTGTCCGATGAAGCAAAATCTACCGCACGTCGGCAGAGTGATCGCCATACGCAAGCTGCAGCGGAAGTCGACTCTATCGCCGGTCAGATCCCAATTTTGCTTGCGCAAATTCTCGAATGCCGCGTCGATGCCAGATCGCTATCAGTCGTTCGCCCTCCTCGCTGCGTATCCTCGCCGCCGCTTCACTGAGGATGCCGAAAATCACTGCGCGATCATCGTCCACGAGATCCACCAGGCCAGCCTTTGCGACCAGCCCGCCCAGCTCGATCAACTGCCGCGTCCGTTCTCGGCGCTTCACTACCCAGGCTCGCTTGTCTTCACGCGCGGTCCGGATCTGCAGTCGATTGCGCGCCGCCATTACGCGCCGGTTCTCCGCCAGAATTTGGCGGAGTGATGCCGCGCACTTTGCGCTGACCCCGCTGAAAGAAGGTAACGCCGCGTTTGCGCCATCCCTCCTTAATCGTCGCATCTGCGGACTCGACCGCGCTCAGCAGCGCGCCGGCGAGCACTTCGACCGGCAGCCCATCCGCCCCAGTTGCGATGACCAGCTCGCCGAGCTGGACAAGCTTGCGTTGTTTCAGCTGCGATGCCCTGTGGTTGAGCGTTTTCAGCTCCGCTTCAAAGTCCCGTGGCTTTCGCATGGGGGCAACCTCCATTCCAGATGGGAGCCGCTTCAGTTATAGAGTAGATCGATCAGCGTAAATATTGTGAAACCGTGTGGGACAATCTGTCCCGAACAAGATGAAATCTTTTGAGGGCGCGCTTATACGTCGTGCCGACGTCGCTTGTTAAGTGTAGTTGGTATGGTCGCTATGGCGATCTACCATTTCTCCGCGAAGGTCATTTCCCGCGCCAACGGTTCTTCGGCGCTGGCGGCTGCCGCCTATCGCTCCGCGTCGCGGCTCTATGACCAACGGCTCGATCGCCATCACGATTTCTCGAACAAGGCCGGCGTCGTCCATTCCGAAGTGATGCTGCCCGAGGGTGCGCCCGAGCGCCTGGGCGACCGCGAAACCCTGTGGAATGAGGTCGAAGCCGTCGAGCTGCGCAAGGACGCGCAGCTTGCGCGGGAGATCGAGTTCGCGATTCCGCGCGAGCTATCCGAGAAACAAGGGATTGCGCTCGCGCGCGACTCCGTTCGGCGCGAGTTTGTCGACTCCGGCATGGTCGCCGATCTCAATATCCATTGGGATGTCGGTGCCGATGGCGAGGCCAAGCCGCACGCGCACGTCATGCTCGCCCTACGCGATGTCGACGAAGACGGTTTCGGCAAGAAGAACCGCGACTGGAACCGCACCGACCTTCTTGAGAAATGGCGCGAGCGCTGGGCCGAGCATGTCAACACGCGGCTGGCCGAACTCGACATTGATGCGCGTGTCGATCACCGGTCGCTGGAGGCGCAGGGCATCGACCTCGAGCCGCAGAACAAGATCGGCCCGGCTGCGTCGCGCATGGCCGCGCAGGGGCTCGAGCTTGAGCGGGTTGACGAGCATCGCGAGATCGCGCGTTCGAACGGCGCCAAGATCATCGCCGATCCGCGCATTGCGCTCGATGCGATCACGCACAACCAGGCCACCTTCACCACGCGTGACCTCGCCATGTTCGTGCACCGACACAGTGAAGGGAAGGAACAGTTCGATCATGTGATGGCAGCCGTGCGCGGCTCGCCCGATCTGGTCGCGCTTGGCAAGGATGGGCGCGGTGAGGACCGCTTCACCAGCCGGGCGATGATCGAGACCGAACAGCGGCTTGAGCGCGCGACCGTTCGGCTGGAGGCCAGCCGGCGGCATAATATCGCTGAGCCGCATCGCGAGCGCGCGCTGGCCACTGCTGCGAAGCGCGGCCTGGTGCTGTCCGTTGAACAGCGTTCGGCGTTCGAGCACGTCACCGACGCCAAAGGGATTAGCGTCGTTGTCGGCTATGCCGGCACCGGCAAATCCGCGATGCTCGGCGTCGCGCGCGAAGCCTGGGAGCGTGCTGGCTATCAGGTGCAGGGCCTCGCACTATCCGGCATCGCGGCGGAAAATCTGGAAAGCGGTTCGGGCATCGCGTCGCGCACCATCGCCAGCATCGAGAATCAATGGGCGCAGGATCGTGAATTGCTCACTCGCGATCATGTGCTGGTGATCGATGAGGCCGGTATGATCGGCTCGCGGCAGATGGAGCGCGTGATTGCCGAAGCCGAGAAGCGCGGTGCCAAGGTGGTGCTGGTCGGCGATCCCGAACAGCTCCAGGCGATCGAGGCGGGTTCGGCCTTCCGCTCGATTGCCGAGCGCCATGGCAGCGTCGAGATCACCGACATTCGCCGCCAGTGTGAAGACTGGCAGCGTGACGCCACCCGGCAGCTTGCCACCGGTCGAACCGGCGAGGCGTTGCAGGCCTATACCGAGTATGATCATGTCCATGCCGCTGACACGCGCGATCAGGCCCGTGCCGATCTGATTGATCGCTGGGATCGTGATCGTCAGGCGATGCCGGCTGCGACCCGCATCATCCTGACCCACACCAACGACGAGGTGCAGGCGCTCAACCAGGGCGCGCGCGACCGGCTGCGT
Coding sequences:
- a CDS encoding MucR family transcriptional regulator, producing MSEENMLNTVELATELTIAWLGNQNNRTSAEDVPAFLRTMHATLSELADGASATPGDEAALNEQEFTPAVSVRKSLASKDHIISMIDGKPYRTLRRHLSTNGLTPEEYRARYKLKADYPMVAESYSAQRREMAMKIGLGAQGRAARAAAPEPAPKAKRAARKPAAKAE
- a CDS encoding ArdC family protein produces the protein MSKSENRSSLYAEVTARVIAELEQGRLPWVQPWDASACGCAMPANAVSGRRYSGINVLILWAAVIEGRYRSQRWLTYKQAQAAGGNVRKGERGTTVCYADRFTPKDEAERARDEHREARQLAFLKRFTVFNLDQCEGLPEWFTPEVTPDPVNDADRIPAAYALIEASGADFRIGGGEAYYSPSGDYVAVPPQLAFHSKINWYRTALHELGHWTGHRSRLNRDQTSAFGSAAYAREELVAEMASAFTCASLAIRPTVRHADYIGSWLAVLREDEKAIFRAASAASKAADYLLGFVAADEQ
- a CDS encoding nucleotidyltransferase domain-containing protein → MRTDLDHLPQAKQRELALVVRILFEEFAEITARTTDPKKKAARILKLVLFGSYARGDWVDDPIGGYHSDYDILVVVNDERLTDVTEYWAAADDRLMREVTIAQTLSAPVNFIVHTLTDVNKQLERGRPFFIDILKQGIALYEAEAHPFATPQNLPPEVAKAEAQEHFDNWFASAERRLVAFEMEMLQTRADVEWCKDAAFTLHQATERFYHCVLLVLNLYSPKSHRLNFLRSRAEDIAPALIEAWPRDDKDSRRRFELLRQAYVNARYSPHYKITGEELAWLGERVAVLRDLVRRVCEERLAPRD
- a CDS encoding conjugal transfer protein TraD, whose product is MAARNRLQIRTAREDKRAWVVKRRERTRQLIELGGLVAKAGLVDLVDDDRAVIFGILSEAAARIRSEEGERLIAIWHRRGIREFAQAKLGSDRR
- a CDS encoding conjugal transfer protein TraD; the encoded protein is MRKPRDFEAELKTLNHRASQLKQRKLVQLGELVIATGADGLPVEVLAGALLSAVESADATIKEGWRKRGVTFFQRGQRKVRGITPPNSGGEPARNGGAQSTADPDRA
- the traA gene encoding Ti-type conjugative transfer relaxase TraA, with the translated sequence MAIYHFSAKVISRANGSSALAAAAYRSASRLYDQRLDRHHDFSNKAGVVHSEVMLPEGAPERLGDRETLWNEVEAVELRKDAQLAREIEFAIPRELSEKQGIALARDSVRREFVDSGMVADLNIHWDVGADGEAKPHAHVMLALRDVDEDGFGKKNRDWNRTDLLEKWRERWAEHVNTRLAELDIDARVDHRSLEAQGIDLEPQNKIGPAASRMAAQGLELERVDEHREIARSNGAKIIADPRIALDAITHNQATFTTRDLAMFVHRHSEGKEQFDHVMAAVRGSPDLVALGKDGRGEDRFTSRAMIETEQRLERATVRLEASRRHNIAEPHRERALATAAKRGLVLSVEQRSAFEHVTDAKGISVVVGYAGTGKSAMLGVAREAWERAGYQVQGLALSGIAAENLESGSGIASRTIASIENQWAQDRELLTRDHVLVIDEAGMIGSRQMERVIAEAEKRGAKVVLVGDPEQLQAIEAGSAFRSIAERHGSVEITDIRRQCEDWQRDATRQLATGRTGEALQAYTEYDHVHAADTRDQARADLIDRWDRDRQAMPAATRIILTHTNDEVQALNQGARDRLRIAGQLGEDVPLRAERGPRNFASGDRIMFLKNERSMGVRNGSLGIVQSVTAARMTVTLDDGRAVAFDLKDYAHVDHGYAATIHKAQGVTIDRAHVLATPGLDRHAAYVALSRHRDTVELHYGRDDFAEPSKLVRALSRDRAKDMASDYTRDFADRRQIRLPEPAIEKAKPAPVRDPFAGLDLRPMAPPPTRGMFDGVRIAAPQPARAPQSIGLETAVQRFARAAADIVRMRNDGYAELPHQRIAYDKAREALDTARPDASRDLRTAFARDPGMISEAAQGRTNAALRAMALEAELRVSPEKRADRFVEDWQKLAKAHRAFRHAGDDAGARAIGQQMGAWGKSLERDAQVESLVKKRLPELGIRASGGNSISHNVQEWLGLSRGRGLGR